Proteins found in one Acidimicrobiales bacterium genomic segment:
- a CDS encoding ROK family protein, which yields MTEPSVLAVDVGGTKLAAGLVDRRGRLTRRAAVATPPGTDGEALFATLTALVEEVAAGAGPLAAVGVGCGGPMVGAPSATGTVSPLNIPAWRGFPLAARLAERTGLPTAVDNDAKALALGEGWVGAAAGSGHHLAMVVSTGVGGGIVLDGRLLDGADGNAGHIGHVIVEPEGRTCACGARGCLEAEASGTAIRAATGRPPAEAPPEVRARTGLLVGRAVASVANLLDLRLACVAGSVALGYGEVFLAAARAEVARSARLAFSRGTEVRFGALGDAGPLVGAGAVGWRGVEGAPPPP from the coding sequence GTGACCGAGCCGAGCGTCCTGGCTGTCGACGTGGGGGGGACCAAGCTGGCCGCCGGCCTGGTCGACCGGCGGGGCCGCCTCACCCGCCGGGCCGCGGTGGCCACCCCGCCCGGCACCGACGGCGAGGCCCTCTTCGCCACCCTCACCGCCCTGGTGGAGGAGGTGGCGGCCGGCGCCGGCCCCCTGGCCGCGGTGGGGGTCGGGTGCGGCGGGCCCATGGTCGGGGCACCGTCGGCCACCGGCACCGTCTCCCCCCTGAACATCCCGGCCTGGCGGGGCTTCCCCCTGGCCGCCCGGCTGGCCGAGCGGACCGGCCTGCCCACCGCGGTCGACAACGACGCCAAGGCCCTGGCCCTGGGCGAGGGGTGGGTGGGGGCGGCCGCCGGCTCCGGCCACCACCTGGCCATGGTGGTCTCGACCGGCGTGGGGGGCGGCATCGTCCTCGACGGCCGGCTCCTCGACGGCGCCGACGGCAACGCCGGCCACATCGGGCACGTCATCGTCGAGCCCGAGGGCCGGACCTGCGCCTGCGGGGCCCGGGGCTGCCTGGAGGCCGAGGCCTCGGGCACCGCCATCCGGGCCGCCACCGGCCGCCCCCCGGCCGAGGCGCCCCCCGAGGTGCGGGCCCGCACCGGGCTCCTGGTGGGCCGAGCCGTGGCCTCGGTGGCCAACCTCCTCGACCTGCGCCTGGCCTGCGTGGCCGGCTCGGTCGCCCTGGGCTACGGCGAGGTGTTCCTGGCCGCGGCCCGGGCCGAGGTGGCCCGCTCGGCCCGCCTGGCCTTCAGCCGGGGCACCGAGGTCCGCTTCGGCGCCCTGGGCGACGCCGGCCCCCTGGTGGGCGCGGGCGCGGTGGGCTGGCGCGGGGTCGAGGGCGCGCCGCCCCCGCCCTAG
- a CDS encoding ECF transporter S component, with protein sequence MTRPLLAVRASYGAASVVGLGAFLYPFWLPADAPLATAHASDAPLLAGVVGALAVTAVMVELRAGTMAGADVALLGVLSAMGGLLRLLDLPGGGSGIFFLVLLAAAAFGPRFGFLLGLFSMALSAVITGGIGPWLPFQMLVLAWLAAGTGAVGRLTRRLPPAVEVAVLAAVSWLAGFAYGAIINLWSWPLTPGDGPLQWRPGLGLGDTLEHYWSFYVATSLAWDAAGATANVVAVAVLGRPVLRSLRRFAHRLDPVTVLDDPRAGDDPVSAGLGARPGTTAAT encoded by the coding sequence GTGACCCGCCCGCTGCTGGCCGTCCGGGCCTCGTACGGCGCGGCCAGCGTGGTCGGGCTGGGCGCCTTCCTCTACCCGTTCTGGCTGCCGGCCGACGCCCCGCTGGCCACCGCCCACGCCTCCGACGCCCCGCTGCTGGCCGGCGTGGTGGGAGCCCTGGCCGTCACCGCGGTCATGGTCGAGCTCCGGGCCGGGACCATGGCCGGGGCCGATGTGGCCCTGCTGGGGGTGCTCTCGGCCATGGGCGGCCTGCTGCGCCTGCTCGACCTGCCCGGGGGCGGGAGCGGCATCTTCTTCCTGGTCCTGCTGGCCGCGGCCGCCTTCGGGCCCCGGTTCGGCTTCCTCCTGGGCCTCTTCTCCATGGCCCTGAGCGCGGTGATCACCGGGGGGATCGGCCCGTGGCTGCCGTTCCAGATGCTGGTGCTGGCCTGGCTGGCGGCGGGCACCGGGGCCGTGGGCCGCCTCACCCGCCGCCTGCCCCCGGCGGTGGAGGTGGCGGTGCTGGCCGCGGTGTCGTGGCTGGCCGGCTTCGCCTACGGGGCGATCATCAACCTGTGGTCGTGGCCCCTGACCCCGGGCGACGGGCCCCTCCAGTGGCGTCCCGGCCTGGGCCTGGGCGACACCCTCGAACACTACTGGTCGTTCTACGTGGCCACGTCGCTGGCCTGGGACGCGGCCGGCGCCACCGCCAACGTGGTGGCCGTGGCCGTGCTGGGCCGGCCGGTGCTGCGGTCGCTGCGGCGCTTCGCCCACCGCCTCGACCCGGTGACCGTGCTCGACGACCCCCGGGCCGGCGACGACCCGGTCAGCGCCGGGCTCGGGGCCAGGCCCGGCACCACCGCAGCCACGTGA